The Agrobacterium vitis genome has a segment encoding these proteins:
- a CDS encoding carbonic anhydrase: protein MTDFPASLLAGYSNFMNGRYSDERDRYRALAEQGQNPKTMVVACCDSRSAPETIFDCGPGELFVVRNVANMVPPYEPDGQYHSTSAALEFAVQALKVENIIVMGHGRCGGIRAALDPDSEPLSPGDFIGKWMNLIKPAAEQIQNASVMTDAERQTAMERISIRNSIENLRTFPNVRALEDEGKLAIHGAWFDISNGELWVMDPDSRDFRRLDP from the coding sequence ATGACAGATTTTCCAGCCTCCCTCCTTGCTGGTTACAGCAACTTTATGAACGGCCGCTACAGCGACGAGCGGGACCGGTATAGGGCCTTGGCCGAGCAGGGCCAGAACCCCAAAACCATGGTTGTCGCCTGTTGCGATTCCCGATCAGCTCCGGAAACCATTTTCGACTGTGGCCCGGGTGAATTGTTCGTGGTGCGCAATGTCGCCAATATGGTGCCGCCCTATGAGCCGGATGGCCAGTATCACTCGACCTCTGCGGCGCTTGAATTTGCCGTTCAGGCATTGAAGGTCGAGAATATCATCGTCATGGGGCATGGGCGTTGCGGTGGTATCCGCGCTGCATTGGACCCGGATTCCGAGCCGCTGTCTCCCGGTGATTTCATCGGAAAATGGATGAACCTGATCAAGCCCGCTGCCGAGCAGATCCAGAATGCCTCTGTCATGACCGATGCCGAGCGCCAGACGGCCATGGAGCGGATCTCGATCCGCAACTCCATTGAAAACCTGCGCACCTTTCCCAATGTCCGGGCTTTGGAAGACGAGGGCAAACTGGCCATCCATGGTGCCTGGTTCGATATCTCCAATGGCGAATTATGGGTGATGGACCCCGACAGCCGCGATTTCCGGCGGTTGGACCCGTAA
- a CDS encoding NAD-glutamate dehydrogenase, which produces MVAAKRVKRDQLFELARSTAGENQPGLIDPGALFGRASDDDLQHYDAAMLRAAALRASQDLQDWQGKAAQVRISPVEGIAADGASLSVLSIVDRNKPFLYDSVMGEVTSQFRDIHLTIHPILVQAEGCWTLADTQTEASDRVSYIQLHLAPLNEDQAKGLAERLQSVVAQVGTVASDWQPMISLLDSVMAELTEQSNVKRKTERAEAIAFLEWLRDDNFTFLGMREYLYSGDGANAKLERDKGRGLGILSNPDVLVLRQGRNAVTTTPEILAFLQGPDDLIVTKANVKSVVHRRAYMDYIGIKRFDAAGKVVGELRVVGLFTATAYTHSVNHIPLLRAKVEKVTDQFNFDPLSHSGRILQNTLESYPRDDLFQIDTETLSRFCEQIMDLSERPRVRVLQRIDHFDRFVSLLVFVPREEYNSLVREKIGDYFTKVYDGRLSAYYPAFPEGGVARVHFIIGRSEGKTPRIAQNKLEEAVKAITARWDDRFASLAPPKSPQLVVSRAFEDTFSPEETVADLSHIQTCLSGAKASIAFHNRQTAEGQTLYLKVFHAGHHLPLSRRVPLLENLGFSVVSERTFDITVKGSGETAGKTGDQLVVLHDMELTVRAGQDFDIARHGARVEATFLAVFNGVVDNDAFNRLVLSTGLHVGDVAVLRAYAAYLRQAGLVYSLTYIAETLNKYPEITADLFTLFHQSFDPKLSEKSRPRKLAELRDGIETALASVPSLDEDRILRRYQNAVDSTLRTNYFQKSLSSQKNSSSNVKPMLAFKFDPQQLDGLPQPRPFREMFVYGVQVEGVHLRFGKVARGGLRWSDRAQDYRTEVLGLVKAQQVKNAVIVPVGAKGGFFPRQLPSPANREDYLRMGREAYMTYIRTLLSITDNIKDGAVVAPADTVRLDGDDPYFVVAADKGTATFSDTANGLAREAGFWLDDAFASGGSAGYDHKKMGITARGAWEAAKRHFREMGVDIQKTPFTVAGVGDMSGDVFGNGMLLSRKIRLIGAFDHRDIFIDPDPDMEKSFQQRKRMFGLARSSWQDYDKTLLSKGGMIISRTEKSVTLTPQAAEAIGLAKKVATPFEIMTAILKAPVDLLWFGGIGTYIKALSETDAEVGDRANDPIRITADEVGAKVIGEGANLGVTQKGRIAFSLKGGRCNSDAIDNSAGVNSSDVEVNIKIALSTAVSSGRLDLPARNKLLASMTEEVGELVLRNNYLQSLAISLVARQGSGNRDELSRLMTVLEASGRLNRKVETLPDDAALAERYAGGQSLTRPEIGVLLSYAKISLFDDLVETSLPDDPYCASILSNYFPKKMRKPYADDIATHRLHREIIATVLANHIINRGGPGFMAWMSDATGGTVEDIARAALLTRDGLDLRAYWDRIDALDGEISGEAQNDLYQRVATVYRVFTKLAIDTRLAAGDLSDVVRKLKSAIKSFKGFSRSVTPADFSAQIGAEASAMTAAGVPEDLAEDLAELWSLTVTPEVISVALRADASLQKATEGYYKVSEIFRIGRLLSSVEKIPTSDHYDSLARLRSLDLVLKARRNIVVQALTQHGDSRDPVAAWRSADALRINRLGSELIALTEGDPSLSRLTVAASLLTDIAQGAA; this is translated from the coding sequence GTGGTTGCAGCAAAACGGGTAAAACGGGACCAGCTCTTTGAGCTTGCCAGATCCACAGCCGGAGAAAACCAGCCCGGCCTCATCGATCCGGGCGCCCTGTTCGGACGCGCCAGCGATGACGATCTCCAGCATTACGACGCCGCGATGCTTCGAGCTGCGGCCCTTCGCGCCAGCCAGGATCTGCAAGACTGGCAGGGCAAGGCAGCGCAGGTGCGCATTTCCCCCGTCGAAGGCATTGCCGCCGATGGCGCAAGCCTCAGCGTGCTGTCCATCGTCGATCGCAACAAGCCGTTTCTCTACGATTCGGTCATGGGCGAGGTCACAAGCCAATTCCGTGACATTCATCTCACCATCCATCCGATTCTGGTCCAGGCGGAGGGGTGCTGGACACTCGCCGACACCCAGACCGAGGCCAGCGACCGGGTTAGCTATATCCAACTACATCTGGCGCCCTTGAACGAGGATCAAGCCAAGGGGCTAGCGGAACGGCTACAATCCGTCGTGGCCCAGGTCGGCACCGTTGCCAGTGACTGGCAGCCGATGATCTCGCTGCTCGACAGCGTCATGGCCGAATTGACCGAGCAGTCCAATGTCAAACGCAAGACAGAACGAGCCGAAGCCATCGCCTTTCTGGAATGGCTGCGCGACGACAATTTCACCTTCCTCGGCATGCGCGAATATCTTTATTCCGGTGATGGCGCGAACGCCAAGCTGGAGCGCGACAAGGGCCGTGGATTGGGCATTCTCTCCAATCCCGATGTTCTGGTGCTGCGCCAGGGCCGCAATGCAGTGACGACAACACCGGAAATCCTGGCCTTTCTTCAGGGGCCGGACGACCTGATCGTCACCAAGGCCAATGTCAAATCCGTGGTGCATCGCCGCGCCTATATGGATTACATCGGCATCAAGCGCTTCGATGCTGCGGGCAAGGTTGTCGGGGAGTTGCGGGTCGTCGGCCTGTTCACGGCCACCGCCTATACCCATTCCGTCAATCACATTCCCCTGCTGCGCGCCAAGGTCGAGAAGGTCACCGACCAGTTCAATTTCGACCCTTTGAGCCATTCCGGACGGATATTGCAGAACACGCTGGAATCCTACCCACGCGACGACCTGTTCCAGATCGATACCGAAACGCTTTCGCGCTTCTGCGAGCAGATCATGGATCTGAGCGAGCGGCCAAGGGTGCGTGTGCTGCAACGGATCGACCATTTCGACCGTTTCGTCTCACTGCTGGTCTTCGTGCCGCGTGAGGAATATAATTCGCTGGTGCGCGAGAAGATCGGCGACTATTTCACCAAGGTCTACGATGGTCGTCTCTCGGCTTATTATCCGGCTTTCCCGGAAGGTGGCGTGGCGCGGGTGCATTTCATCATCGGCCGTTCGGAAGGCAAGACACCGCGCATCGCCCAGAACAAACTGGAAGAGGCAGTCAAGGCCATTACCGCCCGATGGGATGACCGCTTCGCCAGCCTTGCTCCGCCGAAATCACCGCAACTGGTCGTCAGCCGCGCTTTCGAGGATACGTTTTCACCGGAAGAGACCGTCGCCGATCTCAGCCACATCCAGACATGCCTGTCCGGCGCGAAAGCCTCCATCGCCTTCCACAACCGCCAGACAGCGGAAGGCCAGACACTTTATCTCAAGGTGTTCCACGCCGGTCATCACCTGCCACTGTCGCGGCGCGTGCCGCTGCTGGAAAATCTCGGCTTCAGCGTCGTCAGCGAGCGCACCTTCGACATTACGGTCAAAGGCAGTGGCGAAACCGCTGGCAAGACCGGAGATCAGCTGGTCGTTCTGCATGACATGGAATTGACGGTTCGCGCTGGCCAGGATTTCGACATTGCCCGGCACGGCGCCCGTGTGGAGGCGACATTCCTCGCCGTCTTCAACGGCGTGGTTGACAATGACGCCTTCAACCGGCTGGTGTTGAGCACAGGCCTTCATGTCGGCGACGTGGCGGTGCTGCGCGCCTATGCGGCCTATCTGCGCCAGGCAGGCCTGGTCTATTCCCTCACCTATATTGCCGAAACACTGAACAAATATCCTGAGATCACCGCCGATCTCTTCACCCTGTTCCACCAGTCTTTCGATCCGAAGCTTTCTGAAAAATCGCGTCCGCGCAAACTGGCGGAACTGCGTGACGGCATCGAGACGGCGCTCGCCTCGGTGCCGAGCCTGGATGAGGACCGGATCCTGCGGCGTTACCAGAACGCAGTGGATTCGACCCTGCGCACCAATTATTTCCAGAAAAGCCTCTCTTCGCAGAAAAACAGCAGCAGCAATGTCAAGCCGATGCTGGCTTTCAAATTCGATCCACAGCAATTGGACGGCCTGCCGCAACCGCGCCCGTTCCGGGAAATGTTTGTCTATGGGGTGCAGGTCGAGGGCGTGCATCTGCGCTTCGGCAAGGTTGCCCGTGGCGGCCTGCGCTGGTCGGACCGCGCCCAGGACTATCGCACCGAAGTGCTCGGCCTCGTCAAGGCGCAGCAGGTCAAGAACGCGGTAATTGTGCCTGTTGGCGCCAAGGGCGGCTTCTTTCCCCGGCAATTGCCAAGCCCCGCCAACCGGGAAGACTACCTGCGGATGGGCCGGGAAGCCTATATGACCTATATCCGCACGCTGCTGTCGATCACCGACAATATCAAGGACGGCGCAGTCGTCGCCCCCGCCGATACGGTGCGGCTGGATGGAGACGATCCCTATTTCGTCGTCGCCGCCGATAAAGGCACGGCAACCTTTTCCGATACGGCCAACGGTCTGGCCCGCGAGGCCGGCTTCTGGCTGGACGACGCTTTCGCGTCGGGCGGTTCCGCCGGTTATGACCACAAGAAAATGGGCATCACCGCTCGCGGTGCCTGGGAAGCTGCCAAGCGGCATTTCCGCGAAATGGGCGTCGATATCCAGAAGACGCCCTTCACGGTCGCAGGCGTTGGTGACATGTCGGGCGATGTGTTCGGCAATGGCATGCTGCTGTCACGCAAGATCCGGCTGATCGGCGCCTTCGACCACCGGGATATTTTCATCGACCCCGATCCGGACATGGAAAAATCCTTCCAGCAACGCAAGCGGATGTTCGGGCTCGCCCGCTCCAGCTGGCAGGATTACGATAAGACCTTGCTATCCAAGGGCGGGATGATCATTTCACGGACGGAAAAGTCCGTCACCTTGACCCCGCAAGCCGCCGAGGCAATCGGCCTTGCCAAGAAAGTGGCGACACCGTTTGAAATCATGACCGCAATCCTGAAGGCGCCGGTCGATCTGCTGTGGTTCGGCGGTATCGGCACCTATATCAAGGCGCTGTCGGAAACCGATGCCGAGGTCGGCGATCGTGCGAACGACCCGATCCGCATTACGGCGGACGAGGTCGGCGCCAAGGTGATCGGCGAAGGTGCCAATCTCGGCGTCACCCAGAAGGGCCGCATCGCCTTTTCGCTGAAGGGCGGACGCTGCAATTCTGACGCCATCGACAATTCGGCGGGCGTCAATTCCTCCGACGTCGAGGTCAATATCAAGATTGCCCTGTCAACGGCTGTATCAAGCGGTCGCCTCGATCTCCCGGCGCGCAACAAACTGCTGGCCTCGATGACCGAGGAGGTTGGCGAACTGGTATTGCGCAACAACTACCTCCAATCCCTGGCGATTTCGCTGGTGGCACGCCAGGGCAGCGGCAATCGCGATGAACTGTCACGGCTGATGACCGTCTTGGAGGCCTCGGGCCGACTGAACCGCAAGGTGGAAACCCTGCCGGATGATGCGGCGCTGGCCGAGCGCTATGCAGGCGGTCAATCCCTGACGCGACCGGAAATCGGCGTACTCCTGTCCTACGCCAAGATCTCGCTGTTCGACGATCTGGTCGAAACCAGCCTGCCGGACGATCCCTATTGCGCCAGCATACTCAGCAATTACTTCCCGAAAAAAATGCGCAAGCCTTACGCCGATGACATTGCCACGCATCGGCTGCATCGCGAAATCATTGCGACTGTGCTCGCCAACCACATCATCAACCGTGGCGGCCCAGGCTTCATGGCGTGGATGAGCGACGCGACTGGCGGTACTGTCGAGGATATTGCCAGAGCCGCCCTTCTGACCCGCGATGGGCTGGATCTGCGGGCCTATTGGGACCGGATCGACGCGCTGGACGGGGAAATTTCCGGCGAAGCGCAGAACGATCTCTACCAGCGGGTCGCCACGGTCTACCGCGTCTTCACCAAACTGGCGATTGATACACGATTGGCCGCCGGTGACCTGTCGGATGTGGTGCGCAAGTTGAAAAGCGCGATCAAATCCTTCAAGGGCTTCAGCCGCTCGGTCACCCCGGCCGATTTCTCGGCGCAGATCGGTGCGGAGGCCAGCGCCATGACCGCTGCGGGCGTGCCGGAGGATCTGGCCGAGGACCTCGCCGAATTGTGGAGCCTGACGGTTACCCCGGAGGTGATTTCCGTCGCACTTCGGGCCGATGCCAGCCTGCAAAAGGCAACGGAAGGCTATTACAAGGTCAGCGAAATCTTCCGGATTGGCAGGCTGCTGTCCTCGGTCGAAAAAATTCCGACCAGCGACCATTACGACAGCCTGGCCCGGCTGCGCAGCCTGGATCTGGTGCTGAAAGCACGACGCAATATTGTCGTCCAGGCGCTGACCCAGCACGGGGACAGCCGCGATCCGGTTGCCGCCTGGCGGTCTGCGGATGCACTACGGATCAACAGGTTGGGCAGCGAGTTGATCGCGCTCACGGAAGGCGATCCGAGCTTGTCGCGCTTGACCGTTGCCGCCAGCCTGCTGACGGACATCGCTCAAGGGGCTGCGTGA
- the pdxY gene encoding pyridoxal kinase PdxY, with translation MSESPAGAVIAISSHVIRGSVGNRAAVFALESLGFPVWSMPTVVLPWHPGHGPSTRMSFPDDVFDAAIDDLIRAPWISEVKAVMSGYFGSARQPLAVARLVQALKRQNPDLVYLCDPVIGDLQGLYVPEATAVAIRDHLIPLADIATPNRYELAWMAGAGLETNAAIIDAALSLGPSLMAVTSAVPMMAGSIGNLLLSNRNALLAEHRAMDGVPNGLGDLFSALLLARLLQQHSEEKALQLATASVYEVLARSLKRQSDELTLEQDQSSLITPMALVQIRRLLHPASRPVRS, from the coding sequence ATGTCCGAAAGCCCAGCCGGTGCCGTCATCGCCATTTCCAGCCATGTCATTCGCGGATCGGTCGGCAATCGCGCCGCCGTCTTCGCGCTTGAAAGTCTTGGCTTCCCGGTCTGGTCGATGCCAACTGTGGTTTTGCCCTGGCATCCGGGCCACGGCCCTTCCACCCGCATGAGCTTTCCCGACGATGTTTTCGATGCGGCCATCGATGACCTGATCCGGGCTCCCTGGATTTCCGAGGTCAAGGCGGTGATGTCAGGTTATTTCGGCAGCGCGCGTCAGCCATTGGCTGTGGCCCGGCTGGTTCAGGCGTTGAAACGGCAAAATCCGGATCTCGTTTATCTCTGCGATCCTGTCATCGGCGATCTGCAAGGCCTCTATGTGCCGGAGGCCACGGCTGTCGCCATTCGCGATCATCTGATACCGCTAGCCGACATTGCGACGCCCAACCGCTATGAACTGGCCTGGATGGCCGGTGCCGGGCTGGAAACCAATGCTGCGATCATCGATGCGGCCCTGTCGCTCGGGCCGTCGCTGATGGCCGTTACCTCAGCGGTGCCGATGATGGCGGGCAGCATCGGCAATTTGCTGTTATCGAACCGCAATGCGCTTCTGGCCGAACACCGGGCGATGGACGGGGTGCCGAACGGGTTGGGCGATCTGTTTTCGGCGCTGCTTCTGGCCAGGCTTCTCCAGCAGCATAGTGAGGAAAAGGCCCTGCAACTGGCGACAGCCAGCGTATACGAGGTCCTGGCACGCTCATTGAAGCGTCAGAGTGACGAACTGACCCTGGAGCAGGATCAATCGAGCCTGATCACGCCAATGGCGCTGGTGCAGATTCGCAGGTTGTTGCATCCGGCCAGCAGGCCAGTTCGCTCATGA